TGATTATGTGCCACCCATTTCATTGATGGTCAGCCAATATTTATACTGGCGAATTGTCGCTcacatttttctattattattgtttcctaTAATTCCTCCTCTTTATTTGCTAATATCACTCACATCCATCTCAAGATCAACATCTGAGTGAGTCTTTGAGATGACTGTACATAGTAGATAAACAACGGACGCTTACATGGGGGAAAGGTGTGAGGGTAGAAATTTCTTTCAGGAAACTGCAAGAGTAGCATCCACTGGAATCATCCCATTTTAGGGGAAAAGGCATGTAGCTGTAGGTACCCAAGCAAACACGGAGGGCAGACGATGTTAGCGTTGTtggttactattttatttatgatactggaaaatgtatttttctatttttaaaaagcGCGTTTTGTTAGTATGGTTAAATGTCCAATTTGAATATTCTGAACAGACAGTTCTTGATGGCCCAAGGTACACAGATCAAgatgttgctttttattttaaaaaaatgtgatcggaatattatttaataaatatatggcaTAATCATCAGTTTTCTGTGCATACTTTACCTGAGTCTGGAATATGTCTTAATGGTTAGTACTTAAACATggtaaatttttcttgttttctaatttttaagtgaattttgtGGACCGAACCTGTTCGTGagctatataaaatatttttttaaaatgttttttaaaagcaCAACAAAACATATTGAAAATCACCAGCATACCTGAGACTTGTGTTAAAGTATCTTTCGATAAAATTCATCGTTAAAGGAAAAGTTTAAAGTCAATAACATGTGCCTTTAGCATCTTAATTTAAGCATTTTTATCTTACATTATCTTAAATTTTTGCGCACAtgtgtgcacatgtatatatatatatatatatatatatatatatatatatatatatatatatatatatatatatatatatatatatatatatatatattatatatatataacacttacaATAAGATACTATAGACATGTGTTATTGACTTTAAACTCTTCCTTCAGTGATGAATTTTATCATAAGATACTTCAACACAAGTGTTAGGTATGCTGGTGATTGTCACTGTCATTTCACTGTGCTTTGCTGtgcttttaaaaaacatttagaaaatctTTTATATAGCTCACGAACAGGTTCAGtccataaaatttactttaaaattagattaaaaaaacttaacatttttaaaGTACTAGTCACTAAGACATATTCCAGACCCagataaattattcataaaaactgaTTATCAATATGACTTATAAGAAATAATATTCCAATCATACTGTTTTGAAGAAAAATCAACTTTATCTGTGTACCTTGGGACACTGAGAACTGTCCATCCAGAATATTCATATGAAGCGTTGAAGCATACAAATAGAATCAAGATTAAGTTGTGCTCCCCAGGAAATGTCTTAGAGTGTttcttaaaaatagaaaaatacattttccagtGTCATAAGTAAAACAGTGACCAACAGCAATACCATCGTCTGCCTTCCACGCTTTCCTGGACAACTAGATCCACACGGCCGGTTTTAAGCCTATTTGACCAATTTGATCAAATTGGGCCCCACGCTTTAAGGGGGTCCCGTGCCTGAGTTAACGTTTGAAGCCTTTTCTGTACTCTAAGAGCAATAAACTGCTGCCGAAAACATTATTATGCACactatattaacagaaaattttcacttggaaaataatttttgtattaaacataacaaaacttttaatttctatAACTTTCTAATTGGGCCCCGCGATTCCCAGTACCAGCCCTGGATACACATAAATGCATTTTCCCCTTAGAAGGGATGATTCCAGTGGGTGCTACTCTTacagttttctgaaagaaatttaGGGATGAGGTTTCTAGCCTCACACTATCCTATGTGAGTGTccgtttttattctatttactaTGTGTAAATAGAATTCACTCAGATGTTAATTCTGAGAATGTGTGCGTAATGttagcaaataaaaggaaaaatcatgaGAACCCACAACAATAGAAAAATGTGAGCGACAAATCACTGAAATGGTTGGTACATAATCATCACAATAATATATTTGTGCGTTTAGGGTAGAGAATGTCTATTTAGTACTTATGTGTTTACACGAATATTTTGGATAAAGAACATATTGTATTCTTTAATACAAAACAAAGATATGTCAGTTTTTCCAtggtaatttgtttatttaatcagTTGCTTAGTTATTCAtcaatttattgcttttttttcgtATGGAATAACTTAATAGAAACAATACTGATTTACAAACAAAACATACTTGCCAAAGCGCTGTGGCAGTTGCCAgggtaaaataattattatatcagtacgatttttatgttttttccaagCACCATTGGAAGATTACCCGACTCCCCAAACCACTTCTATTCTTTTCGTGTCAGGGGAtgctttctttttcgtttattaCCATCACACTCCTCTTCTGAAAGAGGTGTCTCCTGATTCACTGTCCTTTACTTTAGGAACTTATGACTTGGAATGCTCAAATTAAGATTTTGACTATAGAATTATCTGGTATATCACGCCAACTTTTTGTATCACGTACTTGAGATATgacatattattatattatcattgttattattttgtcactAAATGTCTCCCCTACGAGAGTACGATAACTTATCCATCTCCGTAAGAAGCTTCGATCAAAATTATTTGGCAATGGAGGCACGGCAACTCCAACACCCAGGAGAAAAGTACAATCCGCTGACGTCTAAAACACCGAATTTAGTGTTACGTCTATTtcgttattatatttttatatattaataaaaccatGAATACTACGGAAGTGGTGAAAAAGACGCCACAGAATAGATTCTGCGAGTTTTGTGGGCTGAACTTCAAGGCGAGGACCACCCTGTATAAACACATGTTGAAACAACACCCCGAGGTAGGAAGGACTTCTAGCATAGGCCCTACTCATCCTATTGCATAGGCTGTGCTATCCTCTCATATGCCAATCCCTTGCCTTTTTCGGCGGCATTGCTTAGGCTTTGGCTGTGGTCTGGGGTAGAATGCAGAGTGAGGGGTTACGACTTacttgggtgggtggggggagtgTGAAGCCCAAGGAGCCCCCTCCCCCCTGCCTCACATTAGTTGTCAAATAGTAACCTTCAGATTTGTGCAGCTGTAAGTGAGGCTAGTGTAGCCTAATCATCTTTCTGATATATAGTTGGTGCCCAGTTTAGGTCAGACTAACAGTGGTTACCCTATACTGAACTGTGTGGAAGTCGCTGATCATGATTCATACGGGGTAGGCTATAGCCTTAGAGGGCCCCCTTTTGCTTGATTCTTAAATTGAGTTTCGGGAAGCTTGGGGTTACCTAGAGGATATCACAAACTAGTTATTGTTAGATATACAATTCCACACTGGTAAATATGGCATTATGTTGACCATTTCATGCTTGACAAACTTAAGCCAGGCtggtcattgttttttttaaggttaCAGAACATTTTTAAGGTACTGTTATAGGATAACAGTTATAGTAGAATGCACCATTTATTCATTGATCTTTTCATTGCAAAGACTTAAACTGACCAAGTCAGAAGTTGTTAGCCTAGGTCTGGAGAGATTCAGACAGTATATTAAGCATGGTCCAGTTGGTTGAATAAAAAATAGATGATTTTAAAGTTAGTAAGTGGCATGCATCTGTGTGATACACATACTTAAAACTGTAATTACCATGAATTGTTAGGATAAAATAGCATTTTCTCTGTGGTTTTGTTGTGTTCAGTTGcttataattctttcttttttcaggaaTGGTCTCTGAAACAAATTAAGAAGCGAATGGAGAGACAGTTCCAGTGTAAATTCTGTCACTGCAAGTTTCGATATAAAAATAACCTAACCACTCACATAAAGAAAGTGCATAAggtatttacaataaagttttgaaatcttgtaaataattttgttataattttcacaTTGTAGAACTGGTATGTCAAAAAACTTCATTAAGACCATGAAATATACAATTTCCATTGGTTATTTTtgttagccatatttttcctcaCTGTATTTTGATACAGTAATGATGTTTCAAGTGTAATATTTATAGTTATAGCTAAGTTCTGATCTTAAGGTACTGTACACTGTTTTCAGTTGGTAGCTATAATTATCAACTAATCTGCAAATGTAAGATGCAGTTGGAAGCTACTGACTTGAGCACATAATTGTGTATTACTTCTGAGGAAGGAAGCTGAATACAAAGCTTTAGTGCAATGtcaatacttattttttcattccttgtttcagaCAGCAGATATTGTTTTAAACAGCCTCTCAGATGGTTCCTCAAAGAGAAAATCCCACCTAAATTACTGCAAAGAAGATAACTGCTCTGAAAGTTTCACAACAATAGAACAACTCAAGCATCACTTGACAAAGGAACATTTCATACAAATGGAAACAACctatatgacatttatgaatTACAATGGTAGGTATATCATTTGTGTTCgttatgtattgtatttttttttttttttgcagaaatttacacatttacaaagaaattgcCATACTTGaactatttttgtttcattttacataaaatgcCTTCTACCTACCTTTCTGTTTGATTGTTGCTCTCACAAAACCATTTAGGTGAAGTTAGAAGGTGAAGTGACACCTTATATTGGTACAGTAATGTCAGTTGTACAGGTACTTTTCTTGTCACCAAATTTTGGTGAAAAGTTGCTCTCTTACCTTAACCAGCAAAATAGTGTCTGTAAAGTAatagtttctattttataaaacagaaattacattttattgtttatatcgagtcttactttttttctttggagtTCCACGTCAGTCCTGTTGAGAgttatatattaagatttttcatgtatttcgaaaagaaaacaattttcacCATCAAATTCATATTCAGTTTTTTGTAGATTATTTAGCGTATTTACTACTTCTCACTTCATTTACTCTATTTTTTGTTCAGTAATATTCTTTGTTACTTATTTAGTACAAAATCTCTTGAAATTGAAAGAGGCAGAATTAGTACAGGCAGATCAAATACACTTTCTCTATCAATTATTGGGTGTTTAATCTGCATTGTTCTAAATCAACATTAAatgattcataaaattttataaatcatattcctttaattttttcagtaatgattcataaaatgttataaatcatattcctttaatttttttcagtaactgCTGATACAGTATAATTTCAATTATTTAGGATGaattttacctactgttaaagtttgCTCACACCTTGGTGCTTTTAGGAGCGATCAGCATTCAAAACAAACGAGAATAACACTTGGGCTGTCTGTAAACACTTGTTGCCCACCAGGTAGCGTTGGAATgttttacattcttgtcatttttcattttatgtcctTGTTCATAAGGTGTGATTTGGctgtaatattttttactatttttggctgttgttctcctgtacagtattgtgcttattttctgttttgcactGTCATCTCCAGCCAGCAGAGATGGAAACGTTAGGTTCAGCATGTATGAGTTTTGTGTAAACTGAATGTGTTTGGTTGGGCATGATGGTCACATGGGTGTTACTGGTAGGGTTAGTGAgtatgatttagttttttttttttattcttggtgtgAAAATATAAGGAGTGGTCTGATGACAGTCAGTTAGGTCAGATCATAAGTTTACTCTTTCTACTCTTTCTTCTGGTGTTATTCctcttttgctcctttttttgtctTCCAGTGCTCccatgtggttcaggagaaatgGGCCCAGGTAAGCATTTTGGGTAAGGAGTTTGcattttccttgagagagagagagagagagaggataggtgagagagagagagagagagagagagagagagagagagtgatgttcttgagagagagagagagagagagagagagagagagagagagagagagagagagagaggggggggggttgtccAAGCCTTCATCTCTCAGTAGTACACCCTCTGGACTGCCTTGCATCAGTAGGTCTTCTGTACCAGGGAACCAGCTTGTCTCAGGGCAGAGGTCGGTGCCCTTCACCACCTCTCAGCTATACCGTCTTGAATTTGACAGGTTCTCTGAAGGATTCATTCGACAGAGTTAAGCACTCGTGTCAACCAGTTCATGCATTATCCTCATCTGGCAAGAGTGACAGTGATGTGTGTGACCTGGTTGAATTATGGTTGAATTATCTAGGAATATAGACATAGTATTCCAGTTACTTCAGTAGTTTCTGAATTGTGCATCAGTACTTTAGTTGTTCAATCATTTACACTCATTGTGTCATCATTTATTCCTCCCTGTTACTCAGTTACTCCCCCTTCGCCTCATATTCCTTACCTTTTGACACCTGTGACTAATTATACTAGTGGCTCTTCCTCTTCCACCACTTCTGGTGTGCAAACAGCTCTGGCTGTTGTCTTAGCAGGGTCTTCTCTCGAGTCGAAGCTTTCGTCTCTCTTGAATTTGTTGTGTaagaggcttttcaagagcaggTAGGGAACCAATACTTAAGTCTATAAGACCTCTACTGTTGAACCTTATCAACAacagtggtcagtttattgatctCAGTGCTTGTCCTGAGCGATATCCAGCACCTGTACCTCTATAGATAACCTGATCAAGTTCTACCAGTATTTCGAGTAAGAGGAGCAACTTTGTGTTCCAGGGCTTGAAGGATATCAATTTATGTTTTCATCAGTCGCGGGGCATGCTAATTTGAATGTTGCTCACGACTCTGGATGAGATCTTCCAATCTTTTGAGGTGGAAGCCCCTAAATCTTCCTATTGTTTAGGATGGACTTTGGATGTAGCCCAAAAATTTGATGTCACTTCACTTTGAGCCTTTGGACAAAACTTCCCTTAAGAACTTGACTTTCAGAACACTTTTTCTTTAAGCTCTTGGATACACCAAAgtgtattagtgagcttcaaggcCTTTCTTGTAAGTCTTATTCAAGTAAGCCCATCTTTTTTTCCAATTGTTTAGGGCTAAAAACATTAATGcaaagcccttcccagatttgcaATGGTACCTAATTTAACTCCTTTATTGGGCATTAAAGAGGAGCTCTACTATGTCCAGTTATAGCTCTAAGGATTCATGTAGAAAGACGTAACACTGAAGAGGAAGAGTTAAGAATTTATTCTCTGGTATTAGGAGGCCTAGCACTCATGTGTTGCTTAATCAAGTCACCACATGTGGAGTCGAATCCTAATTGTTGAAAATAAAGCCTCACAATGTCCATACTGAAAGCAcatcttttaatttccttaaaaatcttTTGCTCAACAAGGTTGTCACTGCAGTTCAATGGACATGGAACTCAGTTTTaccttgtgttgttttcaagacatcAGATTTCATGTTAGAATTATAAAACCCTTAGCCCTGTTGTCACTGTGGTGACAAATTTCTCTGGAACCAAAATGAGagaatcttcctttttctcctaaCTTTAGGTTGTTAGGAAATTCTGGTGTTGAGTTGGGGAGCATGATGGTACATATTAGTGTATAGGAATGCACCTTCATATCTGAAGATAGTCATTGTCTTTAGTGTTGGACTCTCGTTTAACGGCTTTCGACTCTGGCACAGGAGTTGCTAGTAGGCAACTAGATATGTAGTCCTTTTTCCCCCCTGTAAGGATCCTCCAACAAGTCTGGCTATGAGGATCTTACACCCTGCTGTGGATCCACCATCTGGTGACAATACTTATCAGGAAGGATTACATAACAGGCAAGAATGTATAAAAGCATTTTCCCTTTTCAAAAAGCTTTTGGTTTACTTGACTGAGCAgatgtttctctggctgcaccaGTGCATCATTTTCATTCAATGTGGTAAtcggctaactttaacagtaggtaagattcattcacaaataatgaaaaattttatgataaaattaattatttggatacttacctgctgttaaagtgGAAATTCTCCCAGCCTCCTCACATCTTAGTGGGTgatcatgaagaattctgacaagaaagCAAGcattccaatgccacctggtAGGAAACGGGTGATTACAGACAGTCCATCTGTGTCAGCCAAGCattactcttttgtttatttagaatgcCAATCTCACCTAGTGGTGCAAAGATACAAACtaattttaacagtaggtaagtagccagataattaattttatcacaaaaatcttCATTATAATTAAGTAACTTTCattagtatgtataaatatatattggatgTTGAGCATCATCAAACCCACAATCAAAATGGGATGGCAAATTGAGCAGTGATATCTACTTGCCCTCCCAGATGACGGTGTTTAGAGAGCCCTTTCTGGAAGGCTGGATGGATACAGTTCTCTGTACTGGATCTGACTCTAAAAGCTTTCTTGGCACACTGGCAACCAAAAGTGTTTATCTTGTTTAATTTCCAGGTACTGTGCTGTATATAGCCTAgtactttttttcattctgtataattttctgattaatcagtcttaataatttttttacttgaataacaTTTCAATTAACAGAATTTGAAGATTGGAGAAAGGGCTTGGAGAGGAACACAACACGTTTTATGCCCAGGATGAAGTGGCCACGAGCAGATGGCGGCTATTCACGTCTCTTTAAATGCATGCGTTCTGGTGTTTATTGTCCTACTGTAGCAGAGGAGAACAGAAAAAGACGATTAAAACTGGAGGGTTCTTACAAAATTGGTCAGCACTGCCCAGCACAGTTGACAGTCATATTATACCCCAGTGGTTTAACAAAAGTTAAAGCTTGTCTCACCCATTATGGTCATGAATTTAACGGTAAGTTATCAAGAGACTGTTTATTGCATTTTGGTCAGTACAATTTAAGTTGTTGCAAAACAAAAGTCCCTTGGACTTGTGCTCATTTGAGATGGTAGTTTTTTATTACTAGTTTTTTGTACGTTTTTAGGATGACAATAATCTCTCATTTTCATGTGGTATGAATGCTGGTCACCACAGTTGGTGCTAGACAGTTTAGGAGTTCTCAAGATCTCTATAACCCCTGCTTACTATTACATCTTGCACATGGACTTTAATCCCACCCTTTCTCTGTAGCAGTATTACTGTTTTATCATGTAGGTttacttacttttactttattactgagtcttcttataataattacaaaaaaaagaaatattaatattcactttgtaaaatttgaaaaataaagtaggAAAGGGATTTGTCAGCTTTTTTGGAAGTACTCTGTACTAAAGTTGTAGCTCAGCATATGATATATTTTAGTTGGGTAGGTTATCTGTGTTGGGCATTCATGAACTTTGGTGGTTTATGGATGACCAGAGGCCATAAAGGTCATGAATAAAATTAGTTATTGGTGGTTTATGGATGACCAGAGGCCATAAAGGTCATGAATAAAATTAGTTATGTCTTTCAGGGCTAGAGATGGTAAGAGGAATAATTTAGTCTCTCCCCATCCCTGGTAGTTGGGATCTGTTGCCTGTTATTTCAGGTGAAATGGTTTGCTAATCATGGAAAAATGGCAGTAAGCCTCAAAATAGTTCCTAGTTTATGAGATTCAAAAACTGTCATGAGTATTTTAGATACTTCAGGAATTGTAATAGACAGCCGATAAATCTGTAAGTTAATACAGCTTTTTGAATGTCTTTCTTTAGttggtattactgtactaataattataatcaaggccaggtATATACTTTGCACAGATTCCATCTTCCACTTAACAAATGTTTTAAGAatcttatcttttaatttttttttgctttgttttcaggAAAGTATACTTATGgttataacaaaaacaagaataaaaagaagaaggatcaagtgaaacATGAATATGTGGGTATGTACTCGAGACCAAACACCACCTGAAACTGAAAATGATCACGAGGTTCTTACTTCAAGCTTAGCGACAAGAGAAACGCTAAGGGATCAAGCTAAAGACCTGTGTGGCTTCCTCCAGGGCCTTCTAACCACAAGTGAAGTTGGGGAGGATAATCTTGCTCAGATTGTCATGAATCTTAATTCATCTATTTCTTTAGCGGGCTGGAAACCCACTCAAGAAAGTCAGTTTGTTCCTGTTGAGGTTGTACATAATGTGAGAGAAATTGAAGCCCAAGAACAAACACCGATTCACAGAATAGTGACCAGTGCGTCGAAAGATAATAGCAGCAGAGATCTGAAGTGTGATGAACAGGAATTTAAGCCAAAAGTTGAGCAACAAGAGGTAGTTCAAGAGTATTTGATAACAGAATCACCATGTGAACAATATATTTTATGGGCATAAAACTAGTGTCTAGtatgcattttgattttttgttgtaagAAAATGTACATAATCTGTTGGTAGATTCTTAcctaacatatgtaaatatgagcTTGATGCTTTTATTGTCCAAGAATACTGTTATGCAGCAAATTTGAACTTGGGAGCAAAAGCTAATAGCAGCAATATGGAAGAGACAATTGTGAGTATATGAGGAATTTTCCATATTGGaattactgtatagtatatatactctGATGTTAATGCTGTACAAAATGATTAATGAAGTAAATTTCAGCATACCATGCATATCTTAACATTCAAACCACTGCTGTATATCCTTGTAATTTTGTGGTATGTTGCAAGAATTTTTATACTCTGTTATGCAGATATCTAAATAATATTCCAAATGGTAGTGTATCATTACTTCATAGATTTAATGacatc
This genomic stretch from Macrobrachium rosenbergii isolate ZJJX-2024 chromosome 23, ASM4041242v1, whole genome shotgun sequence harbors:
- the LOC136851340 gene encoding uncharacterized protein isoform X1, yielding MNTTEVVKKTPQNRFCEFCGLNFKARTTLYKHMLKQHPEEWSLKQIKKRMERQFQCKFCHCKFRYKNNLTTHIKKVHKTADIVLNSLSDGSSKRKSHLNYCKEDNCSESFTTIEQLKHHLTKEHFIQMETTYMTFMNYNEFEDWRKGLERNTTRFMPRMKWPRADGGYSRLFKCMRSGVYCPTVAEENRKRRLKLEGSYKIGQHCPAQLTVILYPSGLTKVKACLTHYGHEFNGKYTYGYNKNKNKKKKDQVKHEYVGMYSRPNTT
- the LOC136851340 gene encoding uncharacterized protein isoform X2; this encodes MERQFQCKFCHCKFRYKNNLTTHIKKVHKTADIVLNSLSDGSSKRKSHLNYCKEDNCSESFTTIEQLKHHLTKEHFIQMETTYMTFMNYNEFEDWRKGLERNTTRFMPRMKWPRADGGYSRLFKCMRSGVYCPTVAEENRKRRLKLEGSYKIGQHCPAQLTVILYPSGLTKVKACLTHYGHEFNGKYTYGYNKNKNKKKKDQVKHEYVGMYSRPNTT